AATTTCTTCCACTAGCCGTTGTGCTTCCAGCGCGCTGGCGGCAATTATCACCAGTGGTACATGTAGTTCGGCATATTGTGCCAGAGCCAAGGCATCAGACGAGCCATACAGATGGGTGTAACGTGGACGGGGGTGTGAAGAAGAAAACAGCATGGGAAAATAAGGTACAGCTAAGTTTCAGGGTGCGGCATTATATAAGGGAAGCTTCGCAGTTGGCATGGATTGAAAAATTCTCATGTTTTTTGCGGGAATAGTAACTTGAATTTTTATTCGTATAAAACACTTCGCAGCAGATACCCTTTGATTAACCATGCATATGGAATGGCGCACGCCGAGTTTGAATCCAAGGTAACTTGTTTATCGTTATTTGGTTTATGTTGAATAGTTTATAAGTCTGTGGCACGACGCAGACTTCATTATTGAAGTAGCGTGGGAATCATCCTTCTTCAATGGCAAACAACCTTCGGTGCTCTTTGATGGCGTAACGATCAGTCATACCGGCGATGTAATCGGACACGGTGCGGGCACGGTCGGTTTGCGCCTGCTGCTGAAACTGCGGCGGCAGCAGGCGGTTATCTTCCATGAATACCTGAAATAGATCGCTGATGATGCGGCGCGCCTTGGCACTCATGCGCATGACGCGGTAATGACGATACAAATGCGTACGCAGGAAGGCTTTGAGTTCGCGTTGCTGGTCATAAATTTCGGCACTGAACGCTGCCAACGGCGGGGCGGCGCGGACTCCGGCAATATCACGCACAGCATGAGTCCGAATGTTTTTTTCAGTTTCATGGATTAAATCTGTTGCAAGTGTATTAATCATGCGCCGTATTGTTTCGTGAATCAGGCGGCGCTCGGCTAGGCCGGGGTAGGCTAGTCGTACAGCATCGAGATGACTGACAAACAAGCGCACCGAGGTGAACTGCTCCAGTGTAATTAATCCGGAGCGGAGCCCATCATCCACATCATGGTTGTTGTAGGCGATTTCATCGGCCAAATTGGCGATCTGCGCTTCCAGCGAAGGACGTTGCTGCTTAAGGAAACGCTCGCCCACTGTACCCAGCTTGGTAGCATTTACCGGCGAGCAATGTTTGAGAATACCCTCGCGTGTTTCGAAGCATAGATTGAGTCCATCGAAGGCGGCATAATGATCTTCGAGTACGTCCACCACGCGTAATGATTGTAAGTTGTGCTCGAAGCCACCGTAATCCTTCATACAGGCATTGAGCGCATCCTGCCCGGCGTGGCCGAATGGCGTGTGACCGAGATCGTGAGCGAGCGATATAGCTTCCACCAGATCTTCATTTAATTTCAGATACCGCGCGATGGAGCGGGCAATTTGTGCTACTTCCATGCTGTGAGTCAATCGGGTACGAAATAGATCGCCTTCATGGTTAACAAATACCTGAGTCTTATATTCCAAGCGACGGAAAGCGGTGGAATGGATGATGCGATCACGATCACGTTGAAATTCGCTACGTCCAAAAGGCGCTTCCTCGCGCTCAATCCTGCCGCGTGTGTTGCCCGCTGTTACCGCATAAGGTGCAAGTTCAGTCATGCGCGCCGTTCGCCACCAAGGTTTGCCGCAATAATTCCGGCTCCACGCCGCCACTTATCACCGCACAACCAATGCTTTTAAGCAGCACGAAACGAATTTTGCCACCAACTACTTTCTTGTCCAGTTCCATCAATTGCAGGTATTTCTCCACGCTCAAAGCAGGCGCGACAACTGGTAGACCAGCGCGTTGAAATAAGCTGTGGATGCGATCCGCGTCCTCTTTGCTTAGCCAACCCAGGCGACACGATAGATCGGCGGCCATAATGGTACCTGCAGCGACTGCCTCGCCATGCAGCCATGTGCCATATCCCATACCTGTCTCGATAGCGTGACCGAAGGTATGGCCTAGGTTAAGCAGGGCGCGTTCTCCATTTTCCCGCTCGTCTGCAGCGACAACTTCGGCCTTATTTTGGCAGCTGCGTGTGATAGCGTATTTCAGTGTATCCGCATCGCGTGCCAATAATTTTTCCATGTTTTGTTCCAGCCACTCGAAGAAAGATAGATCGCGGATCAGGCCATATTTTATGACTTCTGCAATGCCCGCGCGTAATTCCTGATCCGACAATGTATTCAATGTGGTGATATCGGCAAGCACAACTTGCGGCTGGTAAAACGCGCCTATCATATTCTTACCCAACGGATGGTTGATACCGGTCTTGCCGCCGACCGATGAATCCACCTGTGCCAGCAGAGTGGTGGGAATTTGAATGAAAGGAACGCCGCGCAAATAAGTTGCGGCAGCATAGCCCGTCATGTCGCCTATCACACCCCCGCCCAAGGCGATCAATGGTGTGTTGCGTTCGCATCGATGGGAAAGCAGTGCATCGTAAATTAGCCCTAACGTTTCTGCATTCTTATGTTGTTCACCATCCGGCAAGATGATGGGTATTATGCTCACGCCATGAGCTTGCAGCGTGGCACGCAGAGGATCCAGGTACAACGGTGCTACGGTAGTGTTGGTCACCACTGCCGCTTTTTTGTGGGGCAAGTGCGGTAATAGTAATTCTGCACATCCTAGTAAGTTACTACCTATATAAATAGGATAACTACGCTCTGTGAGTCCAACGGTTAATGTTTGCATAAGTTGTGAGAATTTCTAGTAAAAATTGCATAATGAATGGCGTGTAACGCTATAACCTTGTGAAGGAGTGCAGACGCAGACTGAACGAATTGTTCCGTTATTCATGGGATTTCAAGATCCCAGCACAGGTTAAAACCCTATGGGCTTGAGCGAAAATTATTTTTGAATAACTGACCTTCCAACAAAATTGCTCGTTCTTTTATATTTAAAAATGGGTAGAGTTGTTAGTCGGGTGCACGGAAATGCGCTGTTGTCATGATTTGAAGTAATCTCAATGGTTATTATGATTTGCTTTCGAAAATCGGTTTAGCTCCTGCTGCAAATGCAAGACTAGACTTTGCGCGCTTTGTTTGCCGGTAGGCATAATCAGATTGGCCACTTGTGCATATAGTGGATCGCGCTGCTCATACATATTTTTTAGTTTGGTATGTGGATCGGCTGTCTGCAATAATGGGCGATTGCGATCATGGCGGGTTCGCTGCCAGAGGTCATGAATTGTGCTTTTCAGGTACACCACTATGCCATTGCAGCACAATGCAACGCGGCTATTTTCATTCAATACCGTGCCACCTCCTGTCGCTAAAACGATGTTGTCGAGCAGTACCAAGTCTTGTATTACGCTTGCTTCGCGCTGACGAAAACCAGCCTCACCCTCAACATCAAAGATATGTGGGATAGTTACGCCCGTACGTTGCTGAATTTCTTCATCACTGTCTACAAAAATCTTACCTAACTGCTGGGCGAGTAATTTCCCTACGGTAGTTTTCCCTGCCCCCATCATTCCCACAAGGAAGATGTTGCCGGAAAGACGCTTGGGCTGTATTGTATTAATAGGGTACATGATCGAATTGTAGCTGAAAATCACCGTGCTCATTTTGTTCTGCAATTTAAAAAGCCCGGCTATGCCGGGCTTTTTAAATTCATGCCCTATTGCTTAACGCAGGTTCAAGCTGTCACTCAGGATTTTTGGGGAAATAAACACTAAAAGCTCCCTTTTGTTATTAGTATCAGTTTGAGTTTTAAATAGCCACCCAAGGATAGGAATATCACCTAGCAGTGGCACCTTAGGGGTCGTTCTTAATTCGTCTTGAGTATAGACTCCGCCAATAACAACAGTCCCCCCATTATCAATCAACACCTGGGTACTGATTTTCTTGGTATTAATACTGGGTATCCCCCCCACCGTCGAGTTAATTATTTCGCCTACAGAATCCTGAGTTACTTCCACTTTCATATTGATATTATCATCTGGCGTGATCTGAGGAGTGACGGTAAGGCTTAAAATTGCCTTTTTAAACAATACATTCGTCCCCTGCAGGCTGACTGTTTGATAGGGTATTTGCACGCCTTGCTCAATTACCGCCTCAGTTCCATTTGCTGTTACCACACGAGGGCTAGCAATGTTGTTAGTTACTCCATTCAGTTGGGATGCCTGCAACTCCAGTCCTAATATTTTGGTCACAGATGAGTTGAAAAGCATCGCTGTCACCACACCCGTACCAATCAACCCTGGGGTTCCTGGCAGGTTAACTGCCCCACCACCAGCACTACCGCCTACAGAACCACGACCTCCACCCACAGAAAACCCGCCTCCAGGTGGAGGTGGCCCGGTATAGCTTAATCTTCCACCCAAGGTTCGAGTAAATTTATCACTTGCCTCAACAAAACGTGCTTCAATCATTACTTGGCGCACGGCCACATCGACTTGTTTGATCAGCTTGCGCGCTTCCTCTAGACGCGATGGCGTATCTTGAATGAATACAGTATTGGTGCGTGAATCCACTACTGCGCTCCCGCGTTTGGATAGCATGCGCTGAGTGGGACTCTGCAGTAAAGCAATAATTTCTGTTCCTTTTGAATAAGCAATTTGGAAACTTTCTGTGTGTAGAATCTCAAGGTCGGAGATTTCTTGATTCGCGGCTAAGTTAAGTTTTTCCTTGGTTGCCAATTCCTCGCGCGGGGCAACCTGGATCACATTGCCGTTCTTGCGCATGTCCAAGCCACGTGAATCAAGAATAATTTGTAATGCTTGATCCCACGGTACATCCTTAAGCCGTAAAGTCAGATTACCGCTAACGGAATCGCTGATCACCATATTCAGATTAGTAAAGTCGGCAATAACGTTTAGTGCTTCACGCACTGCAATATTCTGGAAGCTCAATGTCAGTTTTTCGCCCGCATAACCCACCTGTCTATTCTTCAATAGTTTATTTGGGTCATCCGCTACTGCTTTTATTTCTACGATAAACTTGTTATCGGTCTGGTATGCGACGTGCTCCCATAAACCTTTAGGTTCGATGACCATGCGTACATGGTCGCCCTGCATGAATGTATCGAGCCCCTGTATTGGTGTGCCGAAATCGACTACGTCAAGTTTACGTTGCAAGTTGCGCGGTAGACTGGTATTCGTGAAATCCACGATCAGGTTTTTACCTTGTTGCTTAACGCCTATACCCACACCAGGATCCGACAAATCTACTTGGATACGTCCTTCACCATTCCCACCACGACGAAAAACAATATCACGCAGGCTATATTTCTGGATACCTGACTTCGTTTCAGCAAATCGTGCATTGGCTGTCGTCGCTGATACCGCAGGAGCTTTGCTCTGTAGGGTAATTAGCAGGTTATTTCCCTGTATATGAGCGTCATAAACCAATATTTGATTGAGGTTAATCACCAGGCGGGTACGATGGTCCGATTGCACGATATTTGCGCTACGCAATTCACCTATGTTAAATTTTTGTGTCGATTTGCCCAGCCCATTTGTTGTATTGGGGAAATCAAATATTATCCGCGCCGGATTGCTGATAGCAAAATTCAAAGGCGGATTAGCAAGTGGGTTCTTCAAACCCAATTTAAGCACTAGCTTGCCGTCCGGTGCAGCGCTGACGCTGAGCGACTGTATGCTATTAGCTGCGCTAGCATTTTGTGTGCTAGCGTTTTGCGTATTGGCATTGTTTTGTGCATGGGCAGTTAACGCACAAATCGCAAATGCTGCGACAACAAGCAAAACAAGGTTTTTGACTGCGTTTTTATAATGTCTCATGTTTCACCTCTAATCATTCATTCCATCAATGGCAAACTACTTATACGTTCCGTCCAGTCTCCCGCACTATCTTGCACGATTTCCTTGATTTTCACTTCGGTTTCTGTGACTGAAATAATTTGACCAAAATTTGACCCCAGGTAATTGCCTGTCTTGACTCGGTGCAGCTTGCCATCCGATGAGCGTACGATAGCATGACCAACTTTAGTCTTATAAAGGAAACCGACCATCTTTAGACTTTCTAATGGAGATTCTTCTAATGCTTCTCGACGTCGTTTCATATCCGGCTGATTGAGGCCGAGCAAATCGCCACTTTTCGCTTCGGGCTTGCGTGGTTTGAATGGATCGGGCAAACCTGTAGAGTTATCATAAACGAAGGGCTCATATGGCTTAATCTCAGGGGGTGGGTCCACCTTGCCACGCATTCCACTTCCAGTGTCTTTGACGAAATTACGCAAGTCCTGAAACTCCTCGTCAGCACAGGCAGACAGCAATAAAGATGTGAACAGCAGCAAATAAGCGGGTCTCATTTGTGTGCTCCAGATGCTTTAGATGATTGTTTTTGAACAGTTAATTCTTCCTCATCTAAATAGCGATATGTTTTAGCTATCGTATCCATAGTCAGGTGCCCTCCCGTTGGATTAATGCTAATTTCGCTTAACGATACAATACGCGGTAGTTGGGCAATATCGCTAGCAAACTTACCAATGTCATCATAATTACCCGTTACTTTAATAGTAATTGCCTGCTCAGCAAACACGCCGGTAATAATCTCGGCGCCGGGTCTAAACAATTCAAATTGTAGACCACGACCCAGACCGGCCTGATTAATATCAGTCAGCAATGCGTCCATTTCTGATTTGCTCGGCAATTGTTTCAGCAGTGCATCAAATGATTGCCTGGCTTCCGTAAGTTTTTTATTGATAACATCTAGATTAATGGCTATTGCCTTTTTGGTCTTGAAATCTGTTTTTAATGTAATCTCAATCTGTTTGGCGTTGCTCAGCGCTTCCCAACGATCCCCCCAGTCAAATATAGCGCCTAAAAGTAAAACGGCCACGAATATTGTCACAAATGCGCTGCATTTCACCAACAAAGGCCAGCCGCCCGGGTCTTTGGGGTTAATATTCTTTAGATCTTCTAGCAGTCTCATGATCTCACTTAACCTTTCGTGCCAGCTGGTTTAACTGGAGAAACGGGGGTTGTTGGTACCTGATGAGTGGTCAAATTGAAATTCAGCGTAAATTCATTTAAGCGTGGCCCATTCGCATTCGCGGTTGTCGCAGAAATTTGAACCAGTGTCGGCGATTCTAGCCATTGAGAACTATCAATAGAGCGCATCAGAGTGGATACCCGCGCATTCGACTGAGTAAAACCAACCAGATCAACCTTGTTGCCAGTCTGTTTAATTGATTTTAAATACACGCTTTCTGGCAAAATATTCAACATCTGATCCAGTAGATGCACCACATCTGAGCGGGTACTTTGCAGTTTTTCAACTACTGTTTTCCGTTCCATCAGTGCTGCGATCTCCATCTTTAGATGCTTTATTTCAGAGATCTGCTTGTCTAGTAGGACAATTTGATCTGTCAGATATCGGTTGCGGCGTTCCTGATATTCAATCTGCGTGTTAATGACAATGTGCACCAAACCAACAAGCATTGCCGCCAATACCAGCGTGATGGCAGTAAACGCGTAAAATTGAATCTGCCGTGCTTTGCGCTTCTCAGCACGATGCGGTAATAAATTAATGCGTATCATGAAGGATCAAACCTCCTCATCGCAAGGCCACAGGCAATCATTAGTGCTGGCGCATCAATTTGTAATTGGCGTTGATTAATGCGCCCGGATAAGGTCATTTGAGCAAATGGATTCGCCACCAATGTTTTGACCTGTGTACGTGTTGCTACAGCATCATCCAAATTAGACAGTGCTGCGCAGCCGCCGGCTAAAACAATGTAGCTTACTTCGTTAAACTGGGTTGAGGTATAGAAAAGCTGAATGGCACGAAATACTTCGCCCGCCACACTTTCGCGGAACGGCGCCAGCACGTCACTTTCGTAACTTTCCGGCAATCCGCCATGAAGTTTGCCTGCTTCTGCTTCCTCGGCGGATAAGCCGAACGCATTCTGGATGTGTTGTGTTAATTGCTCGCCACCCATTTGTTGGTCGCGCATGTACACCGATTGCCCGTTGCGCATTATATTTACATTCATTACGTTCGCACCTATATCTACTAACGCTACGCATTGATCAGTGGCGCCTCCCGGCAATTGCAAGCGGACCTGATCAAACGCCATTTCAGCGGCGTAATGCTCTACATCCATCACCACCACCTTGAGTCCGGCTACTTGTGCGACAGCAACACGATCTTCAACGTTAGTATTACGCGAGGCAGCCAACAGTATTTCGATTTCTTCAGTATTGCCAGGTGCCGGGCCGATGACTTGAAAATCCAGATTAACCTCGTCAATAGCAAATGGTATGTACTGATTTGCTTCCGCTTCCACCTGATACTCCATATCTTCCTCATTCAATCCACTAGGCAGAAAAATTTTTTTGCTAATCACGGCGGCAGCGGGAAGTGCAAGGCTAATGTTTTTAATGCGTGTCCCCATTCGTTTCCAAGCGCGTCGTAGACATTCCGAAA
This genomic interval from Candidatus Nitrotoga sp. AM1P contains the following:
- a CDS encoding deoxyguanosinetriphosphate triphosphohydrolase, with translation MTELAPYAVTAGNTRGRIEREEAPFGRSEFQRDRDRIIHSTAFRRLEYKTQVFVNHEGDLFRTRLTHSMEVAQIARSIARYLKLNEDLVEAISLAHDLGHTPFGHAGQDALNACMKDYGGFEHNLQSLRVVDVLEDHYAAFDGLNLCFETREGILKHCSPVNATKLGTVGERFLKQQRPSLEAQIANLADEIAYNNHDVDDGLRSGLITLEQFTSVRLFVSHLDAVRLAYPGLAERRLIHETIRRMINTLATDLIHETEKNIRTHAVRDIAGVRAAPPLAAFSAEIYDQQRELKAFLRTHLYRHYRVMRMSAKARRIISDLFQVFMEDNRLLPPQFQQQAQTDRARTVSDYIAGMTDRYAIKEHRRLFAIEEG
- the aroB gene encoding 3-dehydroquinate synthase; translation: MQTLTVGLTERSYPIYIGSNLLGCAELLLPHLPHKKAAVVTNTTVAPLYLDPLRATLQAHGVSIIPIILPDGEQHKNAETLGLIYDALLSHRCERNTPLIALGGGVIGDMTGYAAATYLRGVPFIQIPTTLLAQVDSSVGGKTGINHPLGKNMIGAFYQPQVVLADITTLNTLSDQELRAGIAEVIKYGLIRDLSFFEWLEQNMEKLLARDADTLKYAITRSCQNKAEVVAADERENGERALLNLGHTFGHAIETGMGYGTWLHGEAVAAGTIMAADLSCRLGWLSKEDADRIHSLFQRAGLPVVAPALSVEKYLQLMELDKKVVGGKIRFVLLKSIGCAVISGGVEPELLRQTLVANGAHD
- a CDS encoding shikimate kinase gives rise to the protein MSTVIFSYNSIMYPINTIQPKRLSGNIFLVGMMGAGKTTVGKLLAQQLGKIFVDSDEEIQQRTGVTIPHIFDVEGEAGFRQREASVIQDLVLLDNIVLATGGGTVLNENSRVALCCNGIVVYLKSTIHDLWQRTRHDRNRPLLQTADPHTKLKNMYEQRDPLYAQVANLIMPTGKQSAQSLVLHLQQELNRFSKANHNNH
- the pilQ gene encoding type IV pilus secretin family protein; translated protein: MRHYKNAVKNLVLLVVAAFAICALTAHAQNNANTQNASTQNASAANSIQSLSVSAAPDGKLVLKLGLKNPLANPPLNFAISNPARIIFDFPNTTNGLGKSTQKFNIGELRSANIVQSDHRTRLVINLNQILVYDAHIQGNNLLITLQSKAPAVSATTANARFAETKSGIQKYSLRDIVFRRGGNGEGRIQVDLSDPGVGIGVKQQGKNLIVDFTNTSLPRNLQRKLDVVDFGTPIQGLDTFMQGDHVRMVIEPKGLWEHVAYQTDNKFIVEIKAVADDPNKLLKNRQVGYAGEKLTLSFQNIAVREALNVIADFTNLNMVISDSVSGNLTLRLKDVPWDQALQIILDSRGLDMRKNGNVIQVAPREELATKEKLNLAANQEISDLEILHTESFQIAYSKGTEIIALLQSPTQRMLSKRGSAVVDSRTNTVFIQDTPSRLEEARKLIKQVDVAVRQVMIEARFVEASDKFTRTLGGRLSYTGPPPPGGGFSVGGGRGSVGGSAGGGAVNLPGTPGLIGTGVVTAMLFNSSVTKILGLELQASQLNGVTNNIASPRVVTANGTEAVIEQGVQIPYQTVSLQGTNVLFKKAILSLTVTPQITPDDNINMKVEVTQDSVGEIINSTVGGIPSINTKKISTQVLIDNGGTVVIGGVYTQDELRTTPKVPLLGDIPILGWLFKTQTDTNNKRELLVFISPKILSDSLNLR
- a CDS encoding pilus assembly protein PilP, with product MRPAYLLLFTSLLLSACADEEFQDLRNFVKDTGSGMRGKVDPPPEIKPYEPFVYDNSTGLPDPFKPRKPEAKSGDLLGLNQPDMKRRREALEESPLESLKMVGFLYKTKVGHAIVRSSDGKLHRVKTGNYLGSNFGQIISVTETEVKIKEIVQDSAGDWTERISSLPLME
- a CDS encoding type 4a pilus biogenesis protein PilO, which gives rise to MRLLEDLKNINPKDPGGWPLLVKCSAFVTIFVAVLLLGAIFDWGDRWEALSNAKQIEITLKTDFKTKKAIAINLDVINKKLTEARQSFDALLKQLPSKSEMDALLTDINQAGLGRGLQFELFRPGAEIITGVFAEQAITIKVTGNYDDIGKFASDIAQLPRIVSLSEISINPTGGHLTMDTIAKTYRYLDEEELTVQKQSSKASGAHK
- a CDS encoding PilN domain-containing protein gives rise to the protein MIRINLLPHRAEKRKARQIQFYAFTAITLVLAAMLVGLVHIVINTQIEYQERRNRYLTDQIVLLDKQISEIKHLKMEIAALMERKTVVEKLQSTRSDVVHLLDQMLNILPESVYLKSIKQTGNKVDLVGFTQSNARVSTLMRSIDSSQWLESPTLVQISATTANANGPRLNEFTLNFNLTTHQVPTTPVSPVKPAGTKG
- a CDS encoding pilus assembly protein PilM; translated protein: MIKGKLNIPLDFLYTKSSPLIGVDICSSSIKIVELSELAKKNGYVIEHYAIELLPQNAVSDGNVNDLEAVSECLRRAWKRMGTRIKNISLALPAAAVISKKIFLPSGLNEEDMEYQVEAEANQYIPFAIDEVNLDFQVIGPAPGNTEEIEILLAASRNTNVEDRVAVAQVAGLKVVVMDVEHYAAEMAFDQVRLQLPGGATDQCVALVDIGANVMNVNIMRNGQSVYMRDQQMGGEQLTQHIQNAFGLSAEEAEAGKLHGGLPESYESDVLAPFRESVAGEVFRAIQLFYTSTQFNEVSYIVLAGGCAALSNLDDAVATRTQVKTLVANPFAQMTLSGRINQRQLQIDAPALMIACGLAMRRFDPS